AGAAGTTATCGCTAAAAGTAACATCTGCATAAACGATGGGCATGGTGGCATTGAGTACCTTATGCGCGTACTGCTCCAACTGCTGTAAAAGTGGCAAATATTGATCTTTCTCAATATCTAACACTCTACACAGAGCATGAGCGAACTCAGCGGATGAGTACTTAAAATCATAACTGGTTTTGGTCAGCCCTAATTCTGGCGACGACAAGACATGCTCTAAACGCTTTAAGGCTCTAGTTTGGGTTTTAATGTGAGTCTGATAGCCCATAGACTGGATTATTTGGGCATGTGATAGGTTTTTTTGGTCAACCCGCTGTAGGATTAAAGCCTGCAATGTGCTTGCATATTGACTAGAATGGGGCATGGGATGTGTCCTTATACTCTGGCGAATGTAACTGTACTTATAAAGGTAAAAGCACAGTTACTTTGCTGAAAGATGCAGAGTAATAAGGGGTTGTGCGTTTTACCAGTGGTTGTTTTTCATCGTGCTGGAAGTAGCGTTAAACCCACGATGTGCTTACATAGTAGCAAGGGAGTTTCCCAAACTCTGTGTAACTGCTTATAATCCATTAACAGGAGAATAAGCAATGACTAACCAATCTGATATCAAGAAACTGGCCGAGCAAATGGCTGGTAGCATGAACAGCTTTGATGACATCAAAGACTTTCAAAAGCAGCTCATGCAATCTTTTATCGACACTGCCTTAGAAGCTGAGATGGAAGACCATCTTGGATACCCCAAGCATGAAGAAGCAGACAAGCCTAATAAGCGCAACGGTCATACTAAAAAGACCGTCCGTAGCGACACAGGCGACCTTGAGATCTCCACTCCAAGAGACCGCGGTGGCAGCTTTGAACCTACACTAGTGCGCAAGCATCAAACCCGTATTAGTGGCCTTGATGATAAAATCATATTTCACTACAGGCATAGCCTTCCGTCTTGCGCTTCGGGCAAGTGTCTCCCAGACACTTGCTGATCCTCGCTCATACGCCAAAGGTCAAACCACCACCGAGATTGTAGAGAGCATTAAAGAGCTCTACGATGTCGATATCTCAAGCTCTCTTGTCTCAAGAGTCACTGACAATATTATTGACGATATCACCGCTTGGCAGCACCGGCCATTGAGCAGTGTTTATCCTATCGTCTACTTAGACTGCATCGTCGTCAAAGTACGTCAAGATAAGCAGATTATCAACAAGGCAATCTATCTGGCGCTAGGCGTGGGACTTGATGGTAGAAAAGAGCTGCTTGGCATGTGGCTATCAGAGAATGAAGGCGCTAAGTTCTGGCTTGGCGTTCTCACTGAACTACAAAACCGCGGGGTACAAGATATCCTAATCGCTTGTGTCGACGGTCTAAAGGGCTTTCCTGATGCCATCAATACGGTTTACCCCAACGCTCAGGTTCAGCTGTGTATCGTGCACATGGTACGCTATTCAATGAAGTTTGTACCTTGGACAGATAAGAAGGCAATAGCGACTGATTTAAAGGCCATCTACGGCGCTGATACGCTTGAGATAGCAGAGGCCAATCTTGAACACTTTGATGAGGTGTGGGGCGATAAGTATCCGCATGTCATCAAGTCTTGGCGTAATAACTGGGAGGGCTTAACGGTGTTCTTTGGCTACCCTAAAGACATTAGAAAAGTCATATATACCACCAATGCTATTGAGTCGCTAAACAGCGTGATTCGTACGGCGGTGAATAAGCGTAAGGTATTTCCCTCTGATCAGGCAGCGTTTAAAGTGGTATATCTAGCAACACAGCAGGCATCCAAGAAGTGGTCGATGCCGATTCGTAACTGGACGTCTGCTCTTAATCGCTTTATGATTATGTTTGATGATCGTATAAGCAGGCATTTAATCTAAAGGGCAGTTACACAGAATTCGGGATGGGCTCAGTAGTAAGGGTGATACTGTCTGTCTAGATAGGTGTTAATGCAATACGACAGCTAATGTCGCTTATAAAAGAGTATCATCAGTCATATTAATGATGCCTCTCGTCAAGACATAAGGGTGTCCTAATAGCAATAATGAGCACCCTACAACTAAGCTCCAGTCTATTCAGCATCATCTATTAGGGTATTCAGCGTGTCTGCCATGTCATCATCAATCAGATTGTCTTCAATATAATTGACCAATTGATGTATGGTGTTCAGATCCATCTCTCTGATACCTAAGCTAATCAGCTCTTCGTTGATAGACGCTAAGCTTGCTATATTGTCAGAATCGTCTTCAAAATCGCCTAATACAGGCTCTTCGAACCCAACATTTGCTAGCCAGTATATTTTTTCTAGCACGGTGTTTCTTTCGGTCAAGGTAGAATAACCGTCGCCTTGGATAAATAAATTAAAGTGATAAGGTATCTCTATATCATTGATAAAAAACGTGCGCATACAGTCTATCGTATAGGCTTGGTTGTCTAGGCTTTCATCACCTTCTTCGTCTCCGTCTACTTCAATCTGCTCTGTGACTAAGCTTCCTACTATCTGATAACCGCCTGCTTTTACTTTGTGATTATAGATGATAGTAGCGTCAGCTATGGCATCAAAAATGACCGCACTGATGTCTAACGTGTTGTTATCGATATCATAAAATCTTTTCAGCGCGGGTAAAAACTCAGTTAGCTGGTCTTCAGGCACTTGCGTGAGAAACTGCTGCTCATATATCTTTATCATGTCTTCAGGAGCATAGGTATTTACGTTGTCTGTCTCGTTTCTGCCGGTAGGTTGTAGCGGCAAAAAATTATAAGGATTATCTTTGGTCATACAGGACTGCCTTGTTATATAAGTTTGCGATATTGGATGTCTGTGGCTATAATTTTCGGCTCATATTGGCTATTATAGTGTCGCAGAATCCATAACGCCTATTATCCCTTATTCGATGGCTTTTAGATATACAGTCTGTTTGAGCAAAATCCATATTATTGACAGCTATACAAAAAGCTTTAGTTCGAAACAAGCGATAGCGCTTGGCAAAAGTTATAACTTATCTCAATTTATAACTTTAAAAATGCCTAATTAACAATCCTTAGCAAAAAAGCCCTTTCACTAATGCCTTTGACTTGGTATCTTGCCTCGCCACTCTTATATCGCCAAAGGTGTGTACCACACAGCATTTTTACTCCGCTATTGGCTAATCTTCTTATTGTATTAGGGCTTGTACTCATTTTTATTATTTGTCGAGCGAAGACACGCCCTAGCATTTTCTCGTATTGGATCTTATGAAACACAATCTTGAGGCGAGCTCAGATGCTCGTCGGACTCAGTATTTTCAAGTATTCTTGATGGGCGTCAGCGCATTTATTATGAATACCACAGAATTTGTTCCCGTCGCCTTATTAAGCGACATTGCCCAAGACTTTTCTATTACCACAGCAGAGACGGGCTGGATGCTGACGCTGTATGCGTGGATTGTCGCTGCCATGTCATTACCGCTGATGCTACTGACCAGTCGATTTGAGCGTAAAAGCTTACTCTTAGGCTTGTTTGCGGTATTTATTGCCAGTCATGTGTTGTCCGTGTTTGCATGGAGCTTTGATGTACTGCTCATTAGCCGCGTAGGTATTGCACTATCGCATGCGATATTTTGGTCCATTACAGCCGCGATCGCCATACGCGTGGCACCTGAAGGCAAGAAGGCATTAGCACTTAGCGTACTTGCGACGGGTACCTCATTAGCGATGGTGCTAGGTGTGCCTTTAGGGCGCTTGGTCGGTCAATGGTTTGGTTGGCGCGCGACGTTTGGCGGTATTGGCGGTATTGCCTTTATCGTATTTGTGCTGCAAATGAGACTGTTGCCAACATTGCCGAGCATGTTTGAAGGCTCTTTTAGAAAAATTCCAGAACTGCTGAAAAACCCATTATTGGTCTGCTTGTATTTGCTCATCCTACTGGTCTTTACAGCGCACTATACCGCTTATTCTTATATCGAGCCTTTCATGCGTCAGGTCGGCTCAGTCAGCGAAAACTCGGCTACTTTTGTCCTGCTGCTGTTCGGTGTCGCAGGGATTGCAGGCAGTGTGATATTCAGTCGCTGGGGTGATAGGTTCAATACCAGATTGATGCTGATATCTACTGTTCTGATGCTCCTCTCTATGCTCGTGCTGTTGTATGCCGTGACCTCTATATGGGCGCTTAGTCTAATTGCCTTACTATGGGGTGCTGCGCTTATGCTGCTTATTATCTCCATGCAAGCTAAAGTCATTATGGTCGATGTCAATGCACAAGACATGCTGATGTCGATGTTTTCAGGCATTATCAATTTGGGAATTGGTACGGGTGCGCTATTCGGCGGTTATGCGGTGACGCATCTCTCGATATCAAGCGTGGGCTATGTCGGGGCAGCTATCGCTAGTGCGGCGCTGCTACTGATGCTATTTATGATAAAGCGCTTTCCTGAGTTAAGTAAAAGACTCGGCTAGCTTAAAAGCCAAAGTTGTAGCTAAAGTCAAATAGCAGCAATCAACATGTCAGCCACTTTAATGGGCTGGCATTTTTTTTGGTGTTGCTTGTAAAAATCATTTCAACAATCTAGTCAAATACTAATTGAACGAACGTTCAGGTGAAGCTATACTCGTTTGAAATAGGCATGATTATTCATAGGGTATAGATACAATCAATTGCCATATCGGAAGAAACAGGTATCACAGCCTAGTTGACACAAATAGCTAAGCAAGGAGCGAAAGCTATATGAATAAGATTCAAAACAGGGAAGTATTTTTCTTCGATCTAAATAAAATTATGACGAGCATTACGAACTTTCGAATTCTTCAACTTATCGGAGATTCGTGATGCATGATGAAATCATTCGACAAGAAGACCAAGATAGCACTCCTCCTATCAGACTAGGCGGTTTAAATTATGCTTGGATTGTAGCCGCTACAGGCTCTATAGCAATGTTCTGTGGACTTGGCTTAGGACGATTTGCATTTGGTATGTTGCTACCATCAATGTCTTCTTCTTTGGGATTAAATTATACTCAAAGCGGAATATTGGGCTTCACTAACCTGATAGGATATCTGGTTGCCGTTCTTTTAAGCCCGCTCATTATACCTCGATTTGGTACTCGAATCACTGGTACTGCCAGCCTTCTCTTAATCGCCGTCTCTATGCTCGGTATGGCTTTTACCACAAGCTTTCCCCTACTCTGCGCACTTTACGTATTGACTGGCATCGGTAGCGGTGGCGTGGTCTTACCGATGATGAGCGTGATGTCACATTGGTTCTTCCCTTCACATCGTGGGCTCGCCTTAGGACTCGTCATGGCAGGCCCTGGATTTGGCATTATTCTATCGGGCTTCGTCGTACCAAAACTCTTACCTACCTCTGGTCTACTGTCTTGGCAAATGGGTTGGCTTAGTGGTTTGGAGCGTGCCTGTCATTATGGCGGCCTGTGCTGGCGATTATTTTGGAGCTGCAGCGGCGGCAAGTGCGCTGGCGGCGCTGACTTTTGCCTTTTCGGGTGGACAGGCTCTTGGGCCAGTGGCAGCAGGTTATCTCGCAGAAATCACGGGAGACTTTAGCATCAGTTATATGGTGTCTGGCATCGCAGCTTTTATCGCGATTGGACTTGCTTTGTTGTTACGTCCGCAAAAATCTGTTTAGTAAGAGGCCTTTTTATAGTTAACTCCAATTAAATGAACGATTGCTCAAAACAACTTGAACGGTCGTTCATTTTTCTTTATAGTGGTTGTAAGACTAACACCTAAACCTTTCGAGCCGTCTAAGGATACCAACATGCTTAAGTTTTATTTTCACCAAACACCTAACCCTATGAAAGTGGCTCTTTATCTGATGGAGACAGGTTTAGCGTACGAATTAATGCCAATAGATACCATGAAAGGTGAACAACATACGCCTGAGTACCGCGCGATTAATCCGAATGGTAAAACCCCAGCTATCGAAGATGATGGCAACCGTGTCTTTGATTCGACGGCTATTTTGATGTACTTAGCTGAAAAAACAGGCCTGCTGGCAGGAAAGCCAGAGGACCGAGGTGAAATGCTCTCATGGCTAATGTTTGTCGCGACTGGATTGGGCCCATTTTCTGGTCAATCTGTGCATTTTAGACATAAAGCACCCGAAAAAATACCTTATGCGATCAATCGCTATCTTCGTGAGGCTGAGCGTCATTACGAGGTGCTAGATAAGCATATGGAAGACCGTGAATATGTAGTTGGTAACGACTACTCTATTGCTGATATCTCCGCTTGGGGCTGGGTCGATAAAGCAACGTTTGTATTAGGCGAAGAAGGATTAAACAATTACCCTAACCTCAAACGTTGGTTTGCTAGTATAAACGCTCGTCCTGCGGTAGATAAAGCGCGCAATATTGCTAAAGACTTTCAGTTCAAATCTGACTTTGATGACGCAGCTGCACGTGCCCTCTATCCACAAAACTTTGCGAAAAACGCTGAATAGCCACAGACATAAGAATAGGAATAATAATGGAAAACCAATATATACCCCCAAAAATCTGGACGCATGACGCAGAGAGTGGCGGTAAGTGGGCCAGTGTGAATCGTCCCGTTTCAGGTGCTACCCATGAGAAAGAATTACCAGTGGGCAAACATGCTTTGCAACTGTACTCAATGGGCACGCCTAACGGTCAAAAAGTCACTATCATGCTAGAAGAGTTATTAGCATTAGGCAAAGACGCAGAATATGACGCCCATATGATTAATATAGGCGAAGGCGATCAGTTTTCATCAGGCTTTGTAGATATCAATCCTAACTCTAAAATCCCAGCTTTCGTTGATTACTCTGGCACTGAGCCTGAAGCGGTATTTGAATCTGCTTCTATTTTAGTTTATCTTGCTGAAAAGTTTGGGGTCTTGTTACCTGAAAAAGGCAGCAAACGTACCCAGGTCTTTAACTGGTTATTTTGGTTACATGGTTCTGCGCCCTACTTAGGGGGCGGTTTCGGGCATTTTTACGCTTATGTACCCGAAAAGTTTGAATATGCCATCAATCGCTTTACAATGGAAACCAAGCGCCAGTTAGACGTGCTCGATAAGCAATTGGCAAAAAATGAATTTATTGCTGGTGATGAGTACAGTATTGCTGATATTGCCACTTGGCCTTGGTATGGCAACTTGGTGTTGGGTAATCAGTATGAGGCAAAGGACTTTTTGCAAGTCGATGATTACACCCATGTCCAGCGCTGGGCAAAAGCCATCTTAGCGCGACCAGCCGTACAGCGTGGCCGCATCGTTAACCGTACTCACGGTGAACAATGGGAACAACTGGAAAATCGCCATAGTGCGACAGATATCGATAAAGTGTTGGCGTTAAAACCAGAATAATCAGTTATTAACAATGGCATATTCTGACTAAAAGATGAATTTGACCACACATCGTAAATAAAAACCAAGTGACAGGTTATCAATTCCAAATGATAATAGTGTGACTTGGTTTTCCAAATTTTATGACACAGTTTTAATAAAACAATAGTTTTGATAAGACAATAGCTTTCAAGGTGAAAATTATGAGTGCACAAGCGAAGTTTAATCGTGATGATGTCATCGAAAAAGCCAAAAATCTCTATTGGGAAAAGGGCTATCACGCCACCTCTATGAGAAATCTGCAAGATGTCGTTGATATGCGCCCCGGTAGTATTTATGCCGCTTTTGGTAATAAAGACAATTTGTTTAAAGAGGCATTAAATCGCTATGCGGAAGAAGGTGCTGCAAATCTTGCCAATAGTATTGCCCAAGAAAAAACAGTAATTTCTGGCCTAAAACGCTTCATTCGTAGCGTCACTGTTTGTAGCAAAGGCACTGCACCCAGCGGTATGTGCATGGTAGTCAAAACCATTGGTGAGCTCACGCAAAACGATAGTCCAGATTTGCTTGCTCACGCGACAAGCATTTTAGAACGTGTTGAATCCTCTTTTGTTAAGACCTTTCAGCAAGCCATTAATAATGGTGAAATTAGCAGTGATAAAGATCCAGCTGAACTGGCCCGCTACTTTCAAATTCAAGTCATAGGTCTGAGAACTTATGCGCAAGTGAGCAGTGATACGGATGCGGTAGAAAAGTACATTGATGGTATATTCGAAGGTATTCTTTAAGAAGGTATTTTCTAATAAGATATCTACTAATCTTATTTAGCGTTTAGCATTCAAAGTATCACTTTCAATCAGCCCATCTACCAGATTGATGGTACGATCACAGGAAGCTGACAATCGTGGATCATGTGTGACCAAAAGCACACCACAGTCGCGCTCACGATTGACCTTACGGAACAGCTCAAACACTTCAGCAGCCGTCACTGTATCCAAATTGCCAGTCGGTTCATCCGCTAATAGTAATGCAGGGTCAGTGATAAGCGCCCGAGCAATGGCCACTCGCTGTTGTTGCCCACCCGAAAGCTCGTTCGGCTTAGTATCAGCAAACTTCTCAAGCCCAACCGCAGCCAGCAAGCCTCGTGCTTTTTGTATGGCGTATTTATCTGGTCGGCCTCGGGTCAACATCAGTGGCATGAGTACATTGTCTATCGCTGTAAACGCTTGAATCAAATGATGAAACTGAAACACAAAACCAATGCTATTACCACGTAGCGCGGTACGTCCAACGTCATCCATGTCGCTAGTCGGCTGACCGAGCAGATAGAGCTCACCACTGGTCGGCTTATCGAGCAGCCCAAGCACGTTTAGCAGAGTACTTTTACCAGAGCCAGAAGGGCCGATCAGTGCCGCAAAGTCACTGTTATCGATGCGTAAGTCGATGCCATGTAACACCTCTATCTCATTAGGTTGGCCGATGTTATAAGATTTACGCAACGCCTCTAAACGCAGGACTTCATGAGTGTCGTTAGCCTTATTATCGGGCATAAAGTTATCAGGCATAGAAGTAGGCTCATTTTTGGACTCATTATTAGACATAGCGAATGGCCACCACCGGATCTAGTGCTGCTGCCCGCCGTGAAGGTATAGCAGCCGCTAATACGCCTGTGAGCGTTGCTAACAGCATTGCCAACAACACTAGCTCTATAGACACGGTTATATAAAACAAGCTTGGGCCAAAGGTATTAAACCCCCATATCAGTATATAACTGGCAGCACTGCCCAGTACCGATCCAAGCAAGCCAAATACAGCGCCTTGAATTAAGAATATTCGTAAGATTTGCTGACGGGTTGCGCCAGTGGCACGCAAAATCCCAATCTCTCTAGTGCGCTGTACGACACTAACAGATAGCACACTCGCAATACCAAAGGCGACCGAGATGGCCACAAAGACAATAATCATATTGGTAGATAAGCTTTGCGCAGAAAGTCCACTCATCAATTGTGCATTGGTCTTAATCCAGCTTTCAGCCTGCAATGAGGTCAAGCGCCCTACTTGTTCTGCGATATCTTCTGCCGCAAAGATATCTTCAACGGTCAAATCAATGACGGTGACCCCACCCGGCAGACTGAGTAATGACTGGGCTTGCTTTAGATCCAGATAAACATAACGAGCATCCAACTCGCGCACGCCCAGCTCAAATATACCTGCGACGTTGACCACGGTGTTGTCTTGTTGACCCGTATCGAGTCGCAGCTTACTACCCACTTGCACACCGAGATCTTTGGCAAGCTCACTGCCAATCATGACATTGTCAGCGCCAACACGTAACTGACCACTGATTAGGTAGTCTTCGAGCGGTATGATTTTTTGATAACGTGCAAGCTCGGTTCCGACCAGCACTACCGACTCTAGTGCTTCACCACGCCTGACAAAGGCTGGGCCTGATACTATTGGTGATACGGCATTCAGTATGGGTAATTGATCCAAGGTTTCGGTTATTTGCTGCCAGTTATTAATTGAGCGTAAGCGCTGCGGCCTTTTATCTTCTTGAATCAGCTGCACTGTACCTGTTTCTGATGGGGCTGGTGGCGCTACTTGATTGACTTCATCTGGTGATACCAAGCGAATATGTGACTGACTACCAAGGGTGCTGTCTATCAAATTGGCTTGCAACCCTTGGATCAGAGCAGTAATAAATACGATCACCGCCACGCCGATGGCGACCCCTACCGTTATCATGAGCGACTGTACCCGCCCCTCGCGTAAAAAACTGAGCGCAATGGTTGCGTCAATCCATAGTCGCCCAAAGAGGTTTTTCACTGTGAATTCACCGATGCTTCTTTCTGAGGAGCCTGCTCATCACTAATTAGACCCTCGCTACTGGAATCTATGCTACTTAAAGCGCTACTGTTTGAATCGCTGGTATTTGCATCAATAATACTAACCACAAACGGCATGTCTTTTGCTACAACTCGTACTCGCTCACCATTGGCTAAAGAGGAAGTTGCATCGGCCATTACTTGGTCGCCTGCACTCAATCCTGCGACAATCTCTGACATGGCCAAACCGCGTAAGCCCAAGGTTACCTGCTGACGTTGTACCTTGCCGTCACGCAATAATAGTACGATTGCCTTGTCCGCTTGGACATTTGCTAAAGCATCATTGGCAATCACTAGCGCCTGCTCGCGGCGGCCTGTTTCGATATTTACTGATACCGTCATGTCCTGACGCAAAAACTCAGGCACTGGCTCAACGCTTAATCTCACCTCAACCGTGCCACGCTGCGGGTCAATGCTCGGTGCGATGAAGTTAATACGAGCAGGAAAGGGACGCTCTGGATAAGCATCAGCAATGGCAATAGCATTTTGCTGTAGTGCCAACCGCGATAAGTTGCGCTCATCAAGCGGCACATGGATTTCTGTGCTGCCATCAAGTGCAATGGTGAATAAGGTACGCCCGGGCTGGACAAAATCGCCAGGCTCTACATCACGGGTCAATACCGTGCCTGATACCTCGCTACGTACTTCAGTTTTGTTGAGCTGAGCTTGCAGGGCCGCCAAGCGTTCACGAAGTAGCGCTTCTTCCACCCCGCCAGCGGCTAGCGCTTGCGCTCTTAGACG
The sequence above is a segment of the Psychrobacter fulvigenes genome. Coding sequences within it:
- a CDS encoding sugar transporter, which encodes MKHNLEASSDARRTQYFQVFLMGVSAFIMNTTEFVPVALLSDIAQDFSITTAETGWMLTLYAWIVAAMSLPLMLLTSRFERKSLLLGLFAVFIASHVLSVFAWSFDVLLISRVGIALSHAIFWSITAAIAIRVAPEGKKALALSVLATGTSLAMVLGVPLGRLVGQWFGWRATFGGIGGIAFIVFVLQMRLLPTLPSMFEGSFRKIPELLKNPLLVCLYLLILLVFTAHYTAYSYIEPFMRQVGSVSENSATFVLLLFGVAGIAGSVIFSRWGDRFNTRLMLISTVLMLLSMLVLLYAVTSIWALSLIALLWGAALMLLIISMQAKVIMVDVNAQDMLMSMFSGIINLGIGTGALFGGYAVTHLSISSVGYVGAAIASAALLLMLFMIKRFPELSKRLG
- a CDS encoding glutathione S-transferase family protein; translated protein: MLKFYFHQTPNPMKVALYLMETGLAYELMPIDTMKGEQHTPEYRAINPNGKTPAIEDDGNRVFDSTAILMYLAEKTGLLAGKPEDRGEMLSWLMFVATGLGPFSGQSVHFRHKAPEKIPYAINRYLREAERHYEVLDKHMEDREYVVGNDYSIADISAWGWVDKATFVLGEEGLNNYPNLKRWFASINARPAVDKARNIAKDFQFKSDFDDAAARALYPQNFAKNAE
- the yghU gene encoding glutathione-dependent disulfide-bond oxidoreductase, whose amino-acid sequence is MMENQYIPPKIWTHDAESGGKWASVNRPVSGATHEKELPVGKHALQLYSMGTPNGQKVTIMLEELLALGKDAEYDAHMINIGEGDQFSSGFVDINPNSKIPAFVDYSGTEPEAVFESASILVYLAEKFGVLLPEKGSKRTQVFNWLFWLHGSAPYLGGGFGHFYAYVPEKFEYAINRFTMETKRQLDVLDKQLAKNEFIAGDEYSIADIATWPWYGNLVLGNQYEAKDFLQVDDYTHVQRWAKAILARPAVQRGRIVNRTHGEQWEQLENRHSATDIDKVLALKPE
- a CDS encoding TetR/AcrR family transcriptional regulator is translated as MSAQAKFNRDDVIEKAKNLYWEKGYHATSMRNLQDVVDMRPGSIYAAFGNKDNLFKEALNRYAEEGAANLANSIAQEKTVISGLKRFIRSVTVCSKGTAPSGMCMVVKTIGELTQNDSPDLLAHATSILERVESSFVKTFQQAINNGEISSDKDPAELARYFQIQVIGLRTYAQVSSDTDAVEKYIDGIFEGIL
- a CDS encoding ABC transporter ATP-binding protein, with the protein product MPDNFMPDNKANDTHEVLRLEALRKSYNIGQPNEIEVLHGIDLRIDNSDFAALIGPSGSGKSTLLNVLGLLDKPTSGELYLLGQPTSDMDDVGRTALRGNSIGFVFQFHHLIQAFTAIDNVLMPLMLTRGRPDKYAIQKARGLLAAVGLEKFADTKPNELSGGQQQRVAIARALITDPALLLADEPTGNLDTVTAAEVFELFRKVNRERDCGVLLVTHDPRLSASCDRTINLVDGLIESDTLNAKR
- a CDS encoding ABC transporter permease → MKNLFGRLWIDATIALSFLREGRVQSLMITVGVAIGVAVIVFITALIQGLQANLIDSTLGSQSHIRLVSPDEVNQVAPPAPSETGTVQLIQEDKRPQRLRSINNWQQITETLDQLPILNAVSPIVSGPAFVRRGEALESVVLVGTELARYQKIIPLEDYLISGQLRVGADNVMIGSELAKDLGVQVGSKLRLDTGQQDNTVVNVAGIFELGVRELDARYVYLDLKQAQSLLSLPGGVTVIDLTVEDIFAAEDIAEQVGRLTSLQAESWIKTNAQLMSGLSAQSLSTNMIIVFVAISVAFGIASVLSVSVVQRTREIGILRATGATRQQILRIFLIQGAVFGLLGSVLGSAASYILIWGFNTFGPSLFYITVSIELVLLAMLLATLTGVLAAAIPSRRAAALDPVVAIRYV
- a CDS encoding efflux RND transporter periplasmic adaptor subunit, whose amino-acid sequence is MRAIGYKSVLVIILLMLAVGFAVFRWWQGPLVQSYTAVSMPLVQTVVATGQVVTVSRTQVGSEVSGVVLERLVQEGDRVAKGDLLLVLSSDDIAAQVRQAQTELQALASSTRPQALVELDRAKVQLAQASRDVARRRELAAISAISAEEMEQAVQAENVARTILEAARLRAQALAAGGVEEALLRERLAALQAQLNKTEVRSEVSGTVLTRDVEPGDFVQPGRTLFTIALDGSTEIHVPLDERNLSRLALQQNAIAIADAYPERPFPARINFIAPSIDPQRGTVEVRLSVEPVPEFLRQDMTVSVNIETGRREQALVIANDALANVQADKAIVLLLRDGKVQRQQVTLGLRGLAMSEIVAGLSAGDQVMADATSSLANGERVRVVAKDMPFVVSIIDANTSDSNSSALSSIDSSSEGLISDEQAPQKEASVNSQ